A single window of Streptomyces griseoviridis DNA harbors:
- a CDS encoding beta-L-arabinofuranosidase domain-containing protein produces MAPPLSRRSLLQAAALAAATPAVVRAGAGPAVASAAAPAAWTVRPFALSDVTLGAGVFADKRELTLDHARGYDIDRLLQVFRANAGLPTGDAVAPGGWEGLDGEANGNLRGHYTGHFLTMLAQAFASTGERVFAEKIGAAVGALTEARAALRAEPAVLSVPGPFGAAAQQGRGSYQYVDLPAGVLGGASAVTLAAWVKPTHDDAWARVLDFGDDTIRYLYLAARNANGVPRFAVTTGGAGGEQGIDGTAALPTDRWSHLAVTVADGTGTLYVDGTAVGRNTAMTLTPAALGTLAHHWLGRSPYPADPVLAGAFGGFDVWSRALGADEVAALRTARPADTPAGRGDLASYAFDETGGGRFADASGRGLAATLRRTWGGPSHPGFLAAYPETQFIRLESMTGSDYTTVWAPYYTAHKILRGLLDAHTATDDDRALDLASGMGDWMYARLSALPAATLQRMWGIFSSGEFGGIVEAVCDLHAVTGKAEHLALARLFDLDRLIDACAANTDTLDGLHANQHIPIFTGLVRLYDETGEQRYLTAARNFWGMVVPTRMYGIGGTSTGEFWKAAGVIAGTIGATTAETCCAYNMLKLSRALFLHEQNPAYMDYYERALYNQVLGSKRDLADAEKPLVTYFIGLSPGHVRDYTPKQGTTCCEGTGLENATKYQDSVYFARPDGSALYVNLYSPSTLRWAERGVTLTQTTGFPNEQGSTLTVGGEEAAFALRLRVPGWATSGFGVTVNGRAVPGDPAPGTYFEVSRTWRPGDVVRVAIPFGLRVEKALDDPSLQALFHGPVLLVARDRATEYLELGLYRNAALSGDLLPGFSPVPGEPLHLRLGTTEFAPFFEGTEDPSHAYFRRTEPAVVFGTVDSGVANPARADGTSLLDEIWSGAPFCTKAALVTRVRATVATWVTAGLLGATDGRTVVATAERARFVA; encoded by the coding sequence ATGGCACCGCCCCTCTCCCGACGTTCCCTTCTCCAGGCCGCGGCCCTCGCCGCCGCCACCCCCGCGGTCGTCCGGGCCGGCGCCGGACCGGCCGTCGCCTCGGCCGCCGCGCCGGCCGCCTGGACGGTCCGGCCCTTCGCGCTCTCCGACGTGACGCTCGGCGCGGGCGTCTTCGCCGACAAACGGGAGTTGACGCTCGACCACGCCCGCGGCTACGACATCGACCGGCTGCTCCAGGTGTTCCGCGCCAACGCCGGGCTGCCCACCGGCGACGCGGTGGCCCCCGGCGGCTGGGAGGGCCTCGACGGCGAGGCGAACGGCAATCTGCGCGGCCACTACACCGGCCACTTCCTCACCATGCTGGCGCAGGCCTTCGCGAGCACCGGGGAGCGGGTGTTCGCCGAGAAGATCGGCGCGGCCGTCGGCGCGCTCACCGAGGCGCGCGCGGCCCTGCGCGCGGAGCCGGCCGTGCTGAGCGTGCCGGGGCCGTTCGGCGCCGCCGCGCAGCAGGGCCGCGGCTCCTACCAGTACGTCGACCTGCCCGCCGGTGTCCTCGGCGGGGCGTCCGCGGTCACCCTGGCCGCCTGGGTGAAGCCCACGCACGACGACGCCTGGGCCCGCGTCCTCGACTTCGGCGACGACACCATCCGCTACCTCTACCTCGCCGCCCGCAACGCGAACGGCGTGCCCCGCTTCGCCGTCACGACCGGCGGGGCCGGTGGCGAGCAGGGCATCGACGGCACGGCCGCGCTGCCCACGGACCGGTGGAGCCATCTCGCGGTGACCGTCGCGGACGGCACCGGGACGCTGTACGTCGACGGCACCGCCGTCGGCCGCAACACGGCGATGACCCTCACCCCGGCCGCCCTCGGCACCTTGGCGCACCACTGGCTCGGCCGCTCCCCCTACCCGGCCGACCCGGTCCTCGCGGGCGCCTTCGGCGGGTTCGACGTCTGGTCGCGGGCGCTGGGCGCGGACGAGGTGGCGGCGCTGCGGACGGCCCGCCCGGCCGACACCCCCGCGGGCCGCGGCGACCTGGCCTCGTACGCCTTCGACGAGACCGGTGGCGGCCGGTTCGCCGACGCGTCGGGCCGCGGCCTCGCCGCCACCCTGCGCCGCACCTGGGGCGGTCCGAGCCACCCCGGGTTCCTGGCCGCGTACCCGGAGACGCAGTTCATCCGGCTGGAGTCGATGACCGGCAGCGACTACACCACGGTGTGGGCGCCCTACTACACCGCCCACAAGATCCTGCGGGGGCTGCTCGACGCGCACACGGCGACGGACGACGACCGGGCGCTCGACCTGGCGTCCGGCATGGGCGACTGGATGTACGCGCGGCTGTCCGCGCTGCCCGCCGCGACCCTCCAGCGGATGTGGGGGATCTTCTCCAGCGGGGAGTTCGGCGGCATCGTGGAGGCGGTCTGCGATCTCCACGCGGTCACCGGGAAGGCCGAACACCTCGCGCTGGCCCGGCTGTTCGACCTCGACCGGCTGATCGACGCCTGCGCCGCGAACACCGACACCCTCGACGGACTCCACGCCAACCAGCACATACCGATCTTCACGGGCCTGGTCAGGCTGTACGACGAGACGGGCGAGCAGCGGTACCTCACCGCCGCGAGGAACTTCTGGGGCATGGTCGTCCCGACCCGCATGTACGGCATCGGCGGCACCAGCACCGGCGAGTTCTGGAAGGCCGCCGGGGTGATCGCGGGGACGATCGGGGCGACGACGGCCGAGACGTGCTGCGCCTACAACATGCTGAAGCTGAGCCGGGCCCTGTTCCTTCACGAGCAGAATCCGGCGTACATGGACTACTACGAGCGGGCCCTCTACAACCAGGTGCTCGGCTCCAAGCGGGACCTGGCGGACGCCGAGAAGCCGCTCGTCACGTACTTCATCGGGCTGTCGCCAGGACATGTGCGGGACTACACGCCGAAGCAGGGCACGACCTGCTGCGAGGGCACCGGTCTGGAGAACGCCACCAAGTACCAGGACTCGGTGTACTTCGCGCGGCCCGACGGCAGTGCCCTGTACGTCAACCTCTACAGCCCGTCCACGCTGCGCTGGGCGGAGCGGGGCGTGACGCTCACACAGACCACCGGCTTCCCGAACGAGCAGGGCAGCACGCTCACGGTCGGTGGCGAAGAGGCGGCGTTCGCCCTGCGGCTGCGGGTGCCGGGGTGGGCGACGTCCGGGTTCGGGGTCACGGTCAACGGCCGTGCGGTGCCCGGCGATCCGGCACCCGGGACGTACTTCGAGGTGTCACGGACCTGGCGTCCCGGCGACGTGGTCCGGGTCGCGATCCCGTTCGGACTGCGGGTGGAGAAGGCCCTCGACGACCCGTCGCTCCAGGCCCTGTTCCACGGCCCGGTGCTGCTGGTCGCCCGCGACCGGGCCACGGAGTACCTGGAGTTGGGGCTGTACCGCAACGCGGCGCTCTCCGGCGACCTGCTCCCCGGCTTCTCCCCCGTGCCCGGCGAGCCGCTCCATCTCAGGCTGGGCACAACGGAGTTCGCGCCGTTCTTCGAGGGCACGGAGGACCCGTCGCACGCCTACTTCCGGCGGACGGAACCGGCGGTGGTGTTCGGCACCGTCGACTCCGGGGTCGCCAACCCGGCCCGCGCGGACGGGACATCGCTGCTGGACGAGATCTGGTCCGGGGCGCCGTTCTGCACCAAGGCCGCGCTGGTGACCCGGGTCCGCGCGACGGTGGCCACCTGGGTCACGGCCGGGCTGCTCGGCGCGACGGACGGCCGGACGGTCGTGGCGACGGCGGAGCGGGCGAGGTTCGTGGCGTGA
- a CDS encoding LysR family substrate-binding domain-containing protein translates to MTGSETSPMFRLAYVPGVTPAKWVRVWHERLPDVPLTLHAVPDAEASDLMRAGGADAGFVRLPVDRTFFSAIPLYTETTVVLVPKDHVITAADEVTLEDLADEVVLHPLDDVLDWDGPPGEAAFERPADTADAVELVAAGIGLLVVPQSLARLHHRKDLTYRTVVDAPQSSVGLSWPEEATTELVEDFIGIVRGRTVNSTRGRKQPEPQPKEKRPDPAARRKPATPRAKPASGKGARGGNRGKPRRRS, encoded by the coding sequence GTGACTGGCTCCGAGACCTCCCCGATGTTCCGCCTCGCGTACGTCCCGGGGGTGACCCCCGCCAAGTGGGTGCGGGTCTGGCACGAGCGCCTTCCCGACGTCCCGCTGACCCTGCACGCCGTCCCGGACGCCGAGGCGTCCGACCTGATGCGCGCGGGCGGCGCCGACGCCGGATTCGTACGGCTGCCGGTCGACCGGACGTTCTTCAGCGCGATCCCGCTGTACACCGAGACGACGGTCGTCCTGGTGCCCAAGGACCACGTGATCACCGCGGCCGACGAGGTGACCCTGGAGGACCTCGCCGACGAGGTCGTCCTGCACCCCCTCGACGACGTCCTCGACTGGGACGGCCCGCCGGGAGAGGCGGCCTTCGAGCGGCCCGCGGACACGGCCGACGCCGTCGAGCTGGTCGCGGCGGGCATCGGCCTCCTCGTCGTCCCGCAGTCCCTGGCCCGGCTGCACCACCGCAAGGACCTCACCTACCGGACCGTCGTCGACGCCCCGCAGTCGAGCGTCGGCCTGTCCTGGCCCGAGGAGGCGACCACCGAGCTGGTCGAGGACTTCATCGGCATCGTCAGGGGCCGCACGGTCAACAGCACGCGGGGCCGCAAGCAGCCCGAGCCGCAGCCGAAGGAGAAGCGGCCGGACCCGGCGGCCCGCAGGAAGCCGGCCACGCCCAGGGCGAAGCCGGCGTCCGGCAAGGGAGCGCGCGGCGGCAACCGGGGCAAGCCGCGCCGCCGCTCGTAG
- a CDS encoding DUF5997 family protein, giving the protein MKSHQTTQTMKPATAAKKLGVYLEATPAEFREGDVSRTRLAELQADPPEWLRELRANGPHPRPVVASRLGISIAGLARGGVTEPLTTAQIEALRAEGPEWLAKERATQAEVRKETVRIKKRNAERAAEADGPRS; this is encoded by the coding sequence ATGAAGTCGCACCAGACCACCCAGACGATGAAGCCCGCGACCGCGGCGAAGAAGCTCGGGGTGTACCTAGAGGCCACCCCCGCCGAATTCCGCGAGGGTGACGTCTCGCGCACCCGGCTCGCCGAGCTGCAGGCCGACCCGCCCGAGTGGCTGCGCGAGCTGCGGGCCAACGGTCCGCACCCCCGCCCGGTGGTGGCGTCCCGGCTTGGCATCTCCATCGCCGGTCTCGCCCGCGGCGGGGTCACCGAGCCCCTCACCACCGCGCAGATCGAGGCGCTGCGGGCGGAAGGGCCCGAGTGGCTGGCCAAGGAGCGCGCCACGCAGGCCGAGGTCCGCAAGGAGACCGTGCGGATCAAGAAGCGGAACGCGGAGCGGGCGGCGGAGGCCGACGGCCCGCGTTCCTGA